Proteins encoded by one window of Polaribacter haliotis:
- a CDS encoding bifunctional riboflavin kinase/FAD synthetase produces MKTIIDISNFSTEEKTFVTIGTFDGVHFGHQKILEKLVSEAKEAGKKSVLLTFFPHPRMVLQKDASIELINTINEREKLLKKTGLDYLIIHPFSRDFSRMTALEFVRDVLVNQFNISKLIIGYDHHFGKNREGNIQQLTEYSHLYDFKVEEIPAQDIDDVSVSSTKIRRALANGNLKTANNYLGYNFMLKGKVVNGKKLGGKIGYPTANIDIEEDYKLIPKTGVYVIKSTIENSTIFGMMNIGNRPTVNGNHQTIEVHFFDFNQDLYGKILTIDLIYFLRDEEKFDSLDSLILQLKKDEETARNYIKK; encoded by the coding sequence GGTGTGCATTTTGGGCATCAAAAAATATTAGAAAAACTGGTTTCTGAAGCGAAAGAAGCTGGGAAAAAATCTGTATTACTTACTTTTTTTCCACATCCAAGAATGGTTTTGCAAAAAGATGCTTCCATCGAGTTGATTAATACGATTAACGAACGTGAAAAACTCCTTAAAAAAACCGGATTAGACTATTTAATTATACATCCTTTTAGTCGAGATTTTTCTAGAATGACAGCACTTGAATTTGTTCGAGATGTTTTGGTAAATCAATTTAATATTTCGAAATTAATTATTGGTTACGATCATCATTTTGGTAAAAACCGAGAAGGAAATATTCAGCAACTAACAGAATATAGCCATTTATACGATTTTAAGGTAGAAGAAATTCCAGCACAAGATATTGACGATGTTTCTGTAAGTTCTACAAAAATTAGACGTGCTTTAGCCAATGGAAATTTAAAAACTGCCAACAATTATTTAGGGTATAATTTTATGTTGAAAGGCAAAGTTGTTAACGGAAAAAAATTAGGTGGTAAAATAGGTTATCCTACAGCAAATATAGATATCGAAGAAGATTATAAACTAATTCCTAAAACTGGTGTCTACGTTATAAAATCTACCATAGAAAACAGTACTATTTTTGGGATGATGAATATCGGAAATAGACCAACCGTAAATGGAAATCATCAAACAATTGAAGTGCATTTTTTTGATTTCAATCAGGACTTATATGGAAAGATTTTAACGATAGATTTGATTTACTTTTTACGTGACGAAGAAAAATTCGATTCTTTGGATTCATTAATTCTTCAACTTAAAAAAGATGAAGAAACTGCAAGAAATTATATTAAGAAATAA
- the serS gene encoding serine--tRNA ligase, with amino-acid sequence MLQVQFIRENKEVVLAGLAKRNFADAEAIIEKVLNADENRRATQVALDDVLAESNTLSKEIGGLFKSGEVQKANILKEKTSQLKEQSKELSETLNGFADELQNLLYQIPNIPHASVKAGNSEEDNEEIFKEGIIPDLGENALPHWELAKKYDIIDFELGTKITGAGFPVYKGKGARLQRALINYFLDKNIEAGYKEYQVPHLVNAASATATGQLPDKDGQMYHSTVDDLYLIPTAEVPITNMFRGNLIQESDFPITATGYTPCFRREAGSYGAHVRGLNRLHQFDKVEIVRVEHPDKSYHALSDMVEHIKDILRELKLPYRILRLCGGDTGFTAALTFDFELFSTAQDRWLEISSASNFETFQANRLKLRFKNKEGKSELAHTLNGSSLALPRVLAGILENYQTKDGIKIPDVLVPYCGFEMIQ; translated from the coding sequence ATGTTACAAGTACAATTTATTAGAGAAAACAAAGAAGTAGTTTTAGCAGGATTGGCAAAACGTAATTTTGCGGATGCAGAAGCTATTATTGAGAAAGTTTTAAATGCAGATGAAAACAGAAGAGCTACACAAGTTGCTTTAGACGATGTTTTAGCGGAATCTAATACTTTATCCAAAGAAATTGGTGGACTTTTTAAATCTGGTGAGGTACAAAAAGCCAACATTTTAAAAGAAAAAACAAGTCAGTTAAAAGAGCAATCTAAAGAATTGTCTGAAACTTTAAATGGTTTTGCAGATGAGCTTCAGAATTTATTATATCAAATACCTAACATTCCTCATGCTTCTGTAAAAGCTGGAAATTCGGAAGAAGATAATGAAGAAATTTTTAAAGAAGGAATTATTCCTGATTTAGGAGAAAATGCACTTCCTCATTGGGAATTGGCAAAGAAATACGACATTATCGATTTTGAATTAGGTACAAAAATTACGGGTGCAGGTTTTCCTGTTTACAAAGGAAAAGGAGCAAGATTACAGCGTGCATTAATCAACTATTTTTTAGATAAAAATATTGAAGCTGGTTATAAAGAATACCAAGTGCCGCATTTGGTGAATGCTGCATCTGCTACTGCAACTGGGCAATTACCAGATAAAGACGGACAAATGTATCATTCTACTGTAGACGATTTGTATTTAATTCCGACTGCAGAAGTACCAATTACAAATATGTTTCGTGGAAATTTAATTCAGGAAAGCGATTTTCCAATAACTGCAACTGGCTACACACCTTGTTTTAGACGTGAAGCTGGAAGTTATGGAGCACATGTTCGTGGTTTAAATAGATTGCATCAATTCGATAAAGTAGAGATTGTAAGAGTGGAGCATCCAGATAAATCGTATCACGCTTTAAGTGATATGGTAGAGCACATTAAAGATATTTTAAGAGAATTAAAATTACCTTACAGAATTTTACGTTTGTGTGGTGGAGATACTGGTTTTACAGCTGCTTTAACATTCGATTTTGAATTATTTTCTACAGCACAAGACAGATGGTTAGAAATTAGTTCGGCTTCAAATTTTGAAACTTTTCAAGCAAATAGATTAAAGCTTCGTTTTAAAAACAAAGAAGGTAAAAGTGAGCTTGCACATACTTTAAATGGTAGTTCTTTAGCATTACCACGTGTTTTAGCAGGAATTTTAGAAAACTATCAAACCAAAGACGGAATTAAAATACCAGATGTATTGGTTCCTTATTGTGGGTTCGAAATGATTCAGTAA